The Tachypleus tridentatus isolate NWPU-2018 chromosome 5, ASM421037v1, whole genome shotgun sequence genome includes a window with the following:
- the LOC143250571 gene encoding uncharacterized protein LOC143250571, producing MSIEKRTRSKWLFYWEVKQMIVPTEYSSDEVCSSVSCGRICMSKEDGKHNHQQLSLARIIGNVTRFCTSCDICQRTVPRGKVANVLLGEIPLIKEPFSRVPVDLIRPLAPAADEGNLYILTVVDIVTSHPKFIALPKIEMDRVEKSLPGSVLKNRLSLKEMLSNRETQFTSELMQEVCKFICTKNSLTPRYNRLCEKVNIVLKSILKKMYQERPCNWDKEYYLFTEKSHNCVQDFHLLSYCTKEWYGV from the coding sequence ATGTCCATAGAAAAGAGGACTAGAAGCAAATGGTTGTTCTACTGGGAAGTCAAACAGATGATAGTACCGACAGAATACTCAAGTGATGAAGTTTGCTCATCAGTCAGTTGTGGGAGGATATGTATGAGTAAAGAAGATGGCAAGCATAATCACCAGCAACTCTCACTGGCCAGGATCATTGGAAATGTGACCAGATTCTGCACATCATGTGACATCTGCCAAAGGACAGTacctagagggaaggtagccaaTGTGCTACTGGGTGAGATACCTCTCATAAAAGAGCCATTCAGCAGAGTACCTGTGGACTTGATAAGACCACTAGCACCTGCAGCTGATGAGGGTAACCTGTACATACTGACAGTAGTCGACATTGTGACATCTCATCCAAAATTCATAGCACTGCCAAAGATTGAGATGGATAGAGTAGAAAAAAGCCTTCCTGGAAGTGTTCTGAAAAACAGGCTTTCTCTAAAAGAAATGTTGAGTAATAGAGAAACCCAGTTTACTTCAGAACTTATGCAAGAGGTGTGCAAATTCATCTGCACTAAAAACTCTTTAACACCCAGATATAATAGACTTTGTGAGAAAGTTAACATAGTCTTAAAGAGTATTCTGAAAAAGATGTACCAGGAGAGACCATGCAACTGGGACAAggagtattatttgtttacagagaAGTCCCACAATTGTGTACAGGATTTTCACCTTTTGAGTTATTGTACAAAAGAATGGTACGGGGTTTAA